A stretch of Candidatus Nanogingivalaceae bacterium DNA encodes these proteins:
- a CDS encoding tRNA-dihydrouridine synthase family protein → MKSEFWKKIIESTGEENGQKLPFFSLAPMEAVTDVVFRHVVSKAARPDVYYTEFTNSSSFASPKGIHSTRGRLTFTPDEQPIIAQIWGSRPADIKFMCEKLPELGYQAIDINMGCPDKAVIKSGGGSDLIRNPDLAKEIIKSAKAGGLPVSVKTRLGFSRVEEWHDWLKFLLEQKIEVLTIHLRTKKEMSKVPAHFELIPEILKLRDEIAPNTLIQINGDIKSRAQGLELWRKYPKIDGIMIGRGVFENPFCFEKNLPETARTSSDYLDLLELQLDLFEKYSRELEKRRFEPLKRFFKIYVREFAGASDLRAKLMETKTVDEVREILKDFRNATQK, encoded by the coding sequence ATGAAAAGTGAATTTTGGAAAAAAATTATCGAATCAACCGGCGAAGAAAATGGTCAAAAATTACCGTTTTTTTCATTAGCGCCAATGGAAGCCGTAACCGATGTGGTTTTTCGTCATGTCGTTTCGAAAGCTGCTCGACCGGATGTTTATTATACCGAATTCACAAATTCTTCAAGCTTTGCTAGCCCAAAAGGAATTCATAGCACACGCGGCCGCTTAACTTTTACGCCTGATGAGCAGCCAATTATTGCGCAAATTTGGGGTTCGCGACCAGCCGACATTAAATTTATGTGCGAAAAACTACCAGAGCTTGGATATCAAGCGATTGATATTAATATGGGCTGCCCAGATAAGGCCGTTATTAAAAGTGGTGGTGGCAGCGATTTGATTCGAAATCCAGATCTTGCCAAAGAAATTATCAAAAGCGCAAAAGCAGGCGGTTTGCCAGTTTCAGTTAAAACACGCCTCGGTTTCTCGAGAGTGGAAGAGTGGCACGACTGGCTAAAATTCTTACTTGAACAAAAAATCGAAGTTTTAACTATTCACTTACGAACAAAAAAAGAAATGAGTAAAGTTCCAGCGCATTTTGAACTAATTCCTGAAATTCTCAAATTGCGCGACGAAATTGCGCCAAACACTTTAATTCAAATTAACGGCGATATAAAATCTCGCGCGCAAGGGCTTGAACTTTGGCGAAAATATCCAAAAATTGATGGAATTATGATTGGTCGGGGCGTTTTCGAAAACCCATTTTGTTTCGAAAAAAATCTGCCAGAAACTGCTCGAACCTCAAGTGATTATTTAGATTTGCTCGAGCTTCAACTTGATTTGTTTGAAAAATATTCTCGCGAACTTGAAAAACGCCGTTTTGAGCCGTTAAAACGTTTCTTTAAAATTTATGTTCGTGAATTTGCTGGCGCTAGTGATTTGCGTGCTAAATTGATGGAAACTAAAACAGTTGATGAAGTTCGCGAAATTTTGAAGGACTTTCGAAATGCCACGCAAAAATAA
- the cysS gene encoding cysteine--tRNA ligase, whose amino-acid sequence MLKFYNTPDRKIEDFQPIDPQNVKIYTCGPTVYDTPHIGNWVAFIYWDILIRTLRLNGYNVTRTMNITDVGHLVSDEDEGEDKLEKGARREGKTAWEIAEFYTEEFLRGIHDLNLIQPDHLSKATDFIPEQIAIIEDLSKKGFTYETSDGIYFDTSKFPKYADFAHLDLENLKAGARVNFNPEKRNLSDFALWKWSPKDQKRDMEWEFHGRKGFPGWHLECSAIAINTLGQTIDIHTGGIDHIPVHHTDEIAQSESFTGKKFANYWLHCNHMTSEGRKISKSLQNGFSLNDLQMRGFSPLDFKMFVLQSQYQTESNFSFESLKAAQNRLKNWQNIANLRWQIEGSKGEIPSLASKQIILEQINDNLDTPKALAKIDEIFGEILKANPEKLNHHNLQELLEFIDDLLGLNLLGSTPDIPEEIKKKIIERNAARAEKDWAKSDEIRDELLSKNIILRDTPKKSFWEYK is encoded by the coding sequence ATGCTAAAATTCTACAATACTCCTGATCGAAAAATAGAAGACTTCCAGCCAATTGACCCACAAAATGTTAAAATTTACACCTGTGGACCAACTGTTTATGATACACCCCATATCGGTAATTGGGTTGCATTTATTTATTGGGATATTTTGATTCGAACCTTACGCTTAAACGGCTACAATGTTACTCGCACAATGAATATTACTGATGTTGGTCATCTGGTTAGTGATGAGGACGAAGGTGAAGATAAGCTCGAAAAAGGGGCACGCCGCGAAGGGAAGACAGCTTGGGAAATTGCAGAATTTTACACAGAAGAATTCTTGCGTGGAATACATGATCTTAATTTAATCCAGCCGGATCATCTTTCGAAAGCGACAGATTTTATCCCTGAGCAAATTGCTATTATTGAAGATCTTTCGAAAAAGGGCTTCACATACGAAACGAGCGACGGAATTTATTTCGATACAAGCAAGTTTCCTAAATATGCTGATTTCGCACATCTTGATTTAGAGAATCTAAAAGCGGGCGCTCGCGTTAACTTTAACCCCGAAAAGCGTAATTTAAGCGATTTCGCACTCTGGAAATGGTCACCGAAAGATCAAAAGCGTGATATGGAATGGGAATTTCATGGTCGAAAGGGCTTTCCGGGTTGGCATTTAGAATGCTCAGCAATTGCAATTAATACTTTAGGTCAAACAATTGATATCCATACTGGTGGAATTGACCACATCCCAGTTCATCACACAGATGAAATTGCGCAAAGCGAAAGTTTTACGGGTAAGAAATTTGCTAACTACTGGCTCCACTGTAATCATATGACTAGTGAGGGCCGAAAAATTTCAAAATCGCTACAAAATGGGTTTAGCTTAAACGACCTTCAAATGAGAGGTTTTTCTCCGTTAGACTTCAAAATGTTTGTCCTGCAAAGCCAGTACCAAACGGAAAGTAATTTTAGTTTCGAAAGTCTAAAAGCTGCGCAAAATAGGCTTAAAAACTGGCAAAATATTGCAAACTTGCGCTGGCAAATCGAAGGAAGTAAAGGTGAAATTCCAAGCCTTGCAAGTAAACAAATAATCCTTGAGCAAATTAACGACAACCTCGATACGCCAAAAGCGCTTGCAAAAATTGATGAAATTTTTGGTGAAATTTTAAAAGCAAACCCAGAAAAACTTAATCATCACAACCTTCAAGAACTTTTGGAGTTTATTGATGATCTTTTAGGTTTAAATCTGCTTGGTTCAACTCCTGATATTCCAGAAGAAATAAAGAAAAAAATTATCGAAAGAAACGCTGCCCGAGCCGAAAAAGACTGGGCAAAAAGCGATGAAATTCGTGACGAATTGCTTTCGAAAAATATTATTCTGCGCGATACTCCAAAGAAAAGTTTCTGGGAATATAAATAG
- a CDS encoding ATP-binding cassette domain-containing protein, which produces MILSVKINEKSFGDKQLLQDVNFSINEGEKVGLIGRNGIGKSTLFAILLGFDQDFLGEIIFRKGSVVASTQQEYSNVGEQTVLNFILNDLPEYAHLSKLLRELPEKMGENMALIEKYSDALNRFQEKNFHFIEDKIKAELRDFGLEGFENRKMKTLSGGQKRLVDTIKIIHSNADLALVDEPTNFMDSHAKNRFLNWMKNSKEAVLVITHDRDVLSEVDRIIEIRDGKSYIFKGNYDDYLRANMFSTTNQIRDFESVQRRISNLKDKAKEYQRMKEKARDPDTIRRFKRLEEKAREELEQLEEIKKPSFWIDQQNVENLDFKVAKSYQKLKAKNVKIGINNQETRSVRSLVKAENLALGYGSLDDALEGKNGAKILFENVNFDLKVGGILEIFGRNGAGKTSLIRTIFGSQNEKAEIYDGKIILDDTVNVGIYQQEISADFFDMKLKDAVEKVFLDQNLSITEEKIYRILHQYLFSSQDFNTPIRELSGGQKARFQLIKMLSNDPQILVLDEPTSHLDLPSIEELERALKKYSGAIVFVSHDNYFREAMKSTQKDFTVVKIGEN; this is translated from the coding sequence ATGATTCTTAGCGTTAAAATTAACGAAAAATCTTTTGGCGATAAACAGCTTCTTCAAGATGTAAATTTTAGTATTAATGAAGGCGAAAAAGTTGGTTTAATTGGACGAAACGGGATTGGTAAATCTACGCTTTTTGCGATTTTACTTGGTTTTGACCAAGATTTTTTGGGTGAAATTATTTTTCGAAAAGGTTCGGTTGTTGCTAGCACTCAGCAGGAATATTCAAATGTTGGCGAACAAACGGTTTTAAACTTCATCTTGAATGACTTGCCAGAATATGCTCACCTTTCGAAACTTTTGCGCGAGCTTCCTGAAAAAATGGGCGAAAACATGGCCTTAATTGAAAAATACTCCGATGCTTTAAACCGCTTTCAAGAAAAGAATTTTCACTTTATTGAAGATAAAATCAAGGCTGAACTTCGTGATTTTGGTTTGGAGGGTTTTGAAAATCGCAAAATGAAAACGCTATCAGGCGGACAAAAACGTTTGGTTGATACGATTAAAATAATTCATTCGAATGCTGATTTGGCTTTGGTTGATGAGCCGACAAACTTTATGGATTCGCATGCAAAAAACCGATTTTTAAACTGGATGAAAAACTCAAAAGAAGCGGTTTTGGTAATTACTCACGACCGCGATGTGCTTTCTGAAGTTGATAGAATTATTGAAATTCGCGACGGCAAAAGCTATATTTTTAAAGGAAATTATGATGATTATTTACGCGCCAATATGTTTTCAACGACAAACCAAATTCGTGATTTCGAAAGTGTTCAACGGCGTATTTCGAACTTAAAAGATAAAGCAAAAGAATATCAGCGCATGAAAGAAAAAGCGCGCGATCCGGATACGATTCGGCGTTTTAAAAGGCTTGAAGAAAAAGCGCGCGAAGAACTTGAACAACTTGAAGAGATTAAAAAACCGAGTTTTTGGATTGATCAGCAAAATGTTGAAAATCTTGATTTTAAAGTTGCGAAATCGTATCAAAAACTTAAAGCTAAAAATGTTAAGATTGGAATCAATAACCAAGAAACTCGCTCGGTGCGAAGTTTAGTTAAGGCTGAGAATTTAGCACTTGGTTATGGTTCGCTCGACGACGCGCTTGAAGGAAAAAATGGTGCAAAAATTCTTTTTGAAAATGTTAATTTTGATTTAAAAGTTGGCGGAATTCTAGAGATTTTTGGTCGAAATGGTGCCGGAAAAACTAGTTTGATTAGAACGATTTTTGGTTCACAAAATGAAAAGGCTGAAATTTACGATGGTAAAATCATTCTCGACGACACGGTTAATGTTGGAATTTATCAGCAAGAAATTAGCGCAGATTTTTTTGATATGAAGTTAAAAGACGCGGTTGAAAAAGTTTTTCTCGACCAGAATCTTTCAATAACTGAAGAAAAAATTTATCGAATTCTACATCAATATCTCTTCTCTTCTCAAGATTTCAATACGCCAATTCGTGAACTTTCAGGTGGCCAAAAAGCGCGTTTTCAGTTGATTAAAATGCTTTCGAATGATCCACAAATTCTAGTTTTAGACGAACCAACTTCACACCTTGATTTACCGAGTATTGAAGAACTAGAACGCGCGCTTAAAAAATATTCTGGCGCAATTGTTTTTGTGAGTCATGATAACTATTTTCGAGAAGCAATGAAATCGACACAAAAAGATTTTACTGTGGTTAAGATTGGCGAAAATTAA
- a CDS encoding NrdH-redoxin → MDKKVIVYSTSWCGFCSAEKDWLEHNGINFEAKDIEEDSAAREELLAKMNGEFRGVPVTDIDGEIVLGFDRAKLSKLLDIKRF, encoded by the coding sequence ATGGATAAAAAAGTTATTGTTTACTCAACAAGCTGGTGTGGCTTTTGTTCTGCCGAAAAAGATTGGCTTGAACATAATGGTATTAATTTTGAGGCTAAAGATATCGAAGAAGATTCTGCGGCACGCGAAGAATTGCTCGCAAAAATGAATGGAGAATTCCGAGGTGTTCCTGTAACAGATATAGACGGCGAAATTGTGCTAGGATTCGATCGCGCGAAGCTTTCAAAACTACTAGACATTAAACGATTTTAA
- a CDS encoding acyltransferase family protein, producing the protein MSEKNQKRNLNIDLIKVLAVFLVVLVHFFNRTGYYGLPSGSLLMFFATFIWSVAMACVPLFLIATGYLMKNAKYSKKFFTNLLRVVGYYAAAVMVLTITDKQAHGFGLIRVFFENLFTFNHYSWYVNMYIGLYLMSPMLNAAFESLKTKKNQLIAIGGCLFLVTAPMTLAVFDSFLGMQVPDYLRKAAPNHWVVIWPFLYYFIGMFIRKYGETKNHKIKNKYKIGLFFAIIFNTLLVRIISSKTFCPEWGFLGIVLVSTFLFLTILNSKITIKNKVFNIVIQFISKNTLSIYLLSWIADIRFYNIINTKFGGFKGSFLRMPVLVILIFIFDILVGLVFVAMIKILAIIAKKIQKTAKQKRR; encoded by the coding sequence ATGAGCGAAAAAAATCAAAAGCGAAATCTTAATATCGACCTAATTAAAGTTTTGGCTGTATTTTTAGTTGTGCTTGTTCATTTTTTTAATAGAACGGGCTATTATGGTTTACCATCTGGGTCACTATTGATGTTTTTTGCAACCTTTATTTGGAGTGTTGCGATGGCTTGTGTTCCGTTATTCTTGATTGCAACTGGATATTTAATGAAAAATGCTAAATATAGCAAAAAATTTTTTACAAATTTATTGCGAGTGGTTGGATATTACGCTGCGGCAGTTATGGTTTTAACGATCACAGATAAACAGGCTCATGGTTTTGGGCTTATTCGTGTGTTTTTCGAAAATCTCTTCACTTTTAACCACTATAGCTGGTATGTGAATATGTATATTGGTTTATATTTAATGTCACCAATGTTAAATGCGGCTTTTGAGAGCTTAAAAACCAAGAAAAATCAGCTAATAGCAATAGGCGGATGCTTATTTTTAGTTACTGCCCCAATGACATTAGCGGTATTTGATAGTTTTTTAGGAATGCAAGTTCCTGATTATTTGCGAAAAGCTGCACCAAATCACTGGGTAGTTATTTGGCCATTTTTATACTATTTTATTGGTATGTTTATCCGAAAGTACGGCGAAACTAAAAACCATAAAATTAAAAATAAATATAAAATCGGTTTATTTTTTGCAATTATTTTTAATACTTTATTAGTTCGAATTATTTCCTCTAAAACCTTTTGCCCAGAATGGGGATTTTTAGGTATTGTTCTTGTTTCAACATTTTTGTTTTTAACTATTTTAAATTCAAAAATTACTATTAAAAATAAAGTCTTTAATATAGTTATTCAATTTATTTCGAAAAACACGCTTTCAATCTATTTGCTTTCCTGGATTGCTGATATAAGATTTTATAATATTATTAATACTAAATTTGGTGGTTTTAAAGGTTCTTTCTTGCGAATGCCAGTACTTGTCATATTGATTTTTATATTTGATATTTTGGTTGGCTTGGTGTTTGTTGCTATGATTAAGATTCTTGCAATAATCGCTAAAAAAATCCAAAAAACAGCAAAACAAAAAAGGCGATAG
- a CDS encoding AI-2E family transporter: protein MKVKIEIDTKTLIRFWLVIFGFIILAGAIWIAKDVLIMIIIAAFLALALNSPVAKIAKILPGSSKNRVGATAVAYLIIVLIFGALFSVLTPIITDQVKHFSKDLPQIVQNYTGEQSGIRRFITENHLEGMISQAVDSVTRSINSSVSKIGDVFFGSIASIVGWIISLFMVLAMAFLMLVEGPDLIDKIFKVFYTDKILEKNHRRILSRMYGTVSGYVSSIVTICSISATCGSLATAILALIFGFPISLIAPIAVLLFIFGMIPMVGTTIAGMLSALIIGLNSPTAGLIFLAYFLIYQQIENNVISPMVQARNNQLSALIIFIALTVGVYAFGLLGALLAIPLAACAKILVQEQLKSRKRRSREENSERLVELLKKIS from the coding sequence ATGAAAGTTAAAATTGAAATTGATACAAAAACACTAATTCGTTTTTGGCTTGTGATTTTTGGATTTATCATCCTGGCCGGTGCAATATGGATTGCAAAAGATGTCCTAATCATGATAATTATCGCAGCTTTTTTGGCATTAGCCTTAAATTCACCTGTCGCAAAAATTGCAAAAATTTTGCCGGGCTCAAGTAAGAATCGTGTCGGTGCGACTGCAGTTGCGTATCTTATAATTGTGCTAATTTTTGGTGCGCTATTTTCTGTTCTTACGCCAATCATCACAGACCAAGTTAAGCACTTTTCGAAAGATTTACCGCAAATTGTTCAAAACTATACAGGAGAGCAATCAGGGATACGACGATTTATTACGGAAAACCATCTTGAAGGGATGATCTCGCAAGCTGTCGATTCTGTGACGCGCTCAATTAACTCTTCGGTTTCGAAAATTGGCGATGTATTTTTTGGAAGTATCGCTTCGATTGTTGGCTGGATAATTTCATTATTTATGGTTCTTGCAATGGCTTTCTTGATGCTTGTTGAGGGGCCAGACTTGATCGATAAGATATTTAAAGTGTTTTACACTGATAAAATTCTTGAGAAAAACCATCGTCGAATTCTCTCGCGAATGTATGGTACAGTTTCGGGATATGTCTCGAGTATTGTGACAATTTGTTCTATTAGTGCAACTTGTGGCTCACTCGCGACAGCAATTTTAGCATTGATTTTCGGTTTTCCAATTAGTCTAATAGCGCCAATTGCTGTATTGCTATTTATTTTCGGCATGATTCCAATGGTTGGAACGACAATTGCGGGAATGCTTTCGGCATTAATTATTGGGTTGAATTCACCTACCGCTGGCTTAATCTTTCTAGCTTATTTCTTGATTTATCAGCAGATTGAAAACAATGTAATCTCGCCAATGGTTCAAGCTCGAAACAATCAGCTTTCAGCCTTAATTATCTTTATAGCATTAACAGTTGGTGTTTATGCATTTGGACTTTTGGGTGCTCTTCTTGCAATTCCTCTTGCGGCTTGTGCTAAGATTCTTGTTCAAGAGCAATTGAAATCTCGAAAACGTCGTTCACGAGAAGAAAACTCTGAAAGACTTGTTGAGCTTCTCAAGAAAATCAGCTAG
- the rplA gene encoding 50S ribosomal protein L1, with amino-acid sequence MERRGKKYQEVAKKVEKDTVYSLSDALKLATETNPAKFDASVEIHVRLGVDPRQADQNIRSTVILPNGTGKDVEVAVFAPESEHKAAKEAGANIIGDEEFLKQLDKEDLNFDVLIATPAYMPKLGKYARLLGPRGLMPNPKAGTVAADVAKAVSEAKAGKVEYRVDKQAIVHLSVGKVSFGVEKLEENAKAFFDSLASQKPSSIKGAYVKGVSVATSQGPSIKTENPIA; translated from the coding sequence ATCGAACGACGAGGTAAAAAATACCAAGAAGTTGCGAAAAAAGTTGAAAAAGATACTGTTTACAGCCTATCTGACGCTCTTAAACTTGCAACCGAAACAAACCCAGCTAAATTCGACGCTTCAGTTGAAATTCACGTTCGACTTGGTGTAGATCCACGACAAGCTGACCAAAACATTCGTTCAACAGTTATCTTGCCAAATGGAACCGGTAAAGATGTGGAAGTTGCCGTTTTCGCACCAGAAAGCGAACATAAAGCCGCAAAAGAAGCTGGCGCAAATATCATTGGCGATGAAGAATTCTTGAAACAACTTGATAAAGAAGATCTTAACTTTGATGTTCTTATTGCAACTCCAGCATACATGCCAAAACTTGGTAAATACGCTCGCCTTCTTGGACCACGCGGATTAATGCCAAACCCTAAAGCTGGAACAGTTGCCGCTGATGTTGCTAAAGCTGTTTCTGAAGCTAAAGCCGGAAAAGTTGAATACCGTGTTGACAAACAAGCGATTGTTCACCTTTCAGTTGGTAAAGTATCATTCGGTGTAGAAAAACTTGAAGAAAACGCAAAAGCATTCTTCGATAGTCTTGCTTCACAAAAACCATCTTCAATCAAAGGTGCTTACGTAAAGGGTGTTTCAGTTGCAACCTCACAAGGTCCAAGCATTAAAACAGAAAACCCAATTGCTTAA
- a CDS encoding glycosyltransferase gives MKIAIASDLFWPMINGISVFSKNLAEQMTARGHEVVVFAPSQTGEYYIEEIDGYRVVRLSSTNFPFYPNQTETLPEPRKIAGGRITVPRIYLHNGYRLSLLPILEIRKFCKENNFTPDVAHIQLQLFVGQAMIDYARRHNIPVVITNHSSPENLFDNLKMLAPLSPIINRTVLLYTKRFALQADYATMPTRQAIERHFKNPEKAKMPIEAVSNGIDLSRFTPTKPPKEFFKRFNLPHNLPIVMNIGRVDAEKHISTLVLAFNEALKNNKKAQLVIVGDGTDRQNLENLVYKLGISKNVHFMGTQLGEDLVNFHRAATVFVSASPTETQGIVFLEAAACGKPVIGVDVGAVKEICQDGVNGFLCETDNVYQIAESISKILDDKKLAKEFSKNGLEIIKKHDLNFTISKFEEIYNFVIEKKKQEPQNWFEKLKQKIKK, from the coding sequence ATGAAAATTGCAATTGCTTCTGACTTATTTTGGCCAATGATTAACGGAATTTCAGTTTTTTCGAAAAACTTGGCTGAACAAATGACGGCGCGCGGGCACGAAGTTGTGGTTTTTGCGCCAAGTCAAACTGGTGAATATTATATCGAAGAAATCGACGGCTACCGCGTGGTTCGTTTGAGCTCGACAAACTTCCCTTTTTATCCAAATCAAACTGAAACTTTACCGGAGCCGCGTAAAATTGCTGGCGGTCGAATTACTGTTCCGCGAATTTATCTTCACAATGGTTATCGACTTTCACTTTTGCCGATTCTTGAAATCCGTAAATTCTGCAAAGAAAATAACTTTACTCCAGATGTAGCGCATATTCAGTTGCAACTTTTTGTTGGTCAAGCAATGATTGATTACGCGCGAAGGCATAATATTCCAGTGGTGATCACTAACCATTCTAGCCCCGAAAACCTTTTCGATAATTTAAAAATGCTTGCTCCACTTTCACCAATTATCAATCGCACGGTTTTGCTTTACACTAAACGGTTTGCGCTTCAGGCAGATTACGCCACAATGCCAACTCGCCAAGCAATTGAGCGCCATTTTAAAAATCCCGAAAAAGCCAAAATGCCAATCGAAGCCGTTTCGAACGGGATTGACTTGAGTCGATTTACCCCCACAAAACCACCAAAAGAATTTTTTAAACGGTTTAACTTGCCACACAATTTGCCAATTGTTATGAATATCGGTCGAGTTGATGCTGAAAAGCATATTTCAACTCTAGTTTTAGCATTTAATGAAGCTCTAAAAAATAATAAAAAAGCTCAGCTCGTGATTGTTGGCGACGGAACCGACCGTCAAAATCTCGAAAATTTGGTTTACAAGCTTGGTATTTCGAAAAACGTTCATTTTATGGGGACGCAACTTGGTGAAGATTTGGTGAATTTTCATCGTGCAGCAACTGTGTTTGTTTCTGCTAGTCCAACCGAAACTCAAGGAATCGTCTTTCTTGAGGCAGCTGCTTGTGGCAAGCCTGTGATTGGCGTCGATGTTGGTGCGGTTAAAGAAATCTGTCAAGATGGCGTGAACGGATTTTTGTGTGAAACCGACAACGTTTATCAAATTGCTGAAAGTATTTCAAAAATTCTTGATGACAAAAAACTTGCTAAAGAGTTTTCGAAAAATGGCCTTGAAATTATTAAAAAGCATGATTTGAATTTTACAATTTCGAAATTTGAAGAAATTTATAATTTTGTAATCGAGAAGAAAAAGCAAGAACCACAAAACTGGTTCGAAAAACTCAAGCAAAAAATAAAGAAATAA
- a CDS encoding LPXTG cell wall anchor domain-containing protein encodes MKFKKYTLLTTAVLASIALGGVVSADQKTPDSASTPAATTVTATEATATTETPATDAATTAAETASETSTTAENTTTATPEASTPAAEATPVVNTPAPAPATPAVTAPEATTTTAAPATETATPAAETPKVENKSTEITKSGTEITVKNPEVKIEQPNGNGLYSPFKVEYKNIKFADNMTINEGDKVIFTLPQEVKLQTSYTFDVFNPEKLVVGKATADASVGKIVTVFNDYFKTHPLNKQMSLELDASWTDKVEAGKPVTANFNGTLVTVNIGEKQEIGKDELLSKWGFQDKNDPTIINWSVRVNYAKRVLNYVKLIDTLSDNQKLIDNYFVMENVESVDPWVTKGDAMNLVKSMTKSEHGFEITMDRLDHMIYMYYRTKLIKSVAESTNPTNKIELKAETDGAISKSYVQLVGGKGDASGENKPETPKVPEKPKTPEKPKVPEKPKTPEKPKTPEPKKVQKQETVKVPVKYSTVAQKPAVKTLPHTGESSSKFAAFIGGVLTTFAVFLGLKAKNTKKETE; translated from the coding sequence ATGAAATTTAAAAAATACACTTTATTAACAACAGCAGTATTGGCATCAATCGCACTTGGCGGAGTGGTATCTGCAGATCAAAAAACTCCAGATTCAGCGTCAACACCTGCAGCAACTACAGTAACTGCAACTGAAGCAACAGCTACTACAGAAACTCCCGCAACAGATGCGGCAACTACTGCGGCTGAAACAGCATCAGAAACCTCAACAACAGCAGAAAATACAACTACGGCAACGCCCGAAGCTAGCACTCCAGCAGCAGAGGCAACTCCAGTAGTTAACACTCCAGCGCCAGCACCTGCAACTCCTGCAGTAACTGCGCCCGAAGCAACGACTACTACAGCAGCTCCCGCAACAGAAACTGCGACTCCTGCGGCTGAAACTCCAAAAGTCGAAAACAAATCGACTGAGATCACGAAATCTGGTACTGAAATTACAGTAAAAAACCCAGAAGTGAAAATTGAACAGCCAAATGGAAATGGGTTGTATTCGCCTTTTAAGGTAGAATATAAAAATATCAAATTTGCCGATAATATGACAATTAACGAAGGTGATAAAGTTATTTTCACTTTACCACAAGAAGTAAAACTTCAGACAAGTTATACATTTGATGTTTTCAACCCTGAAAAATTAGTCGTCGGCAAGGCAACCGCTGACGCAAGCGTTGGCAAGATCGTTACTGTGTTTAATGATTATTTCAAGACTCATCCACTTAATAAGCAAATGAGCCTTGAGCTTGATGCAAGTTGGACCGATAAAGTTGAAGCAGGGAAACCTGTCACAGCTAACTTTAACGGTACGCTAGTGACTGTAAATATCGGTGAAAAACAAGAAATCGGAAAAGATGAGTTACTCTCTAAATGGGGATTTCAAGATAAGAATGATCCTACGATCATTAATTGGTCAGTTCGCGTAAACTATGCAAAACGCGTATTAAATTATGTTAAATTAATTGATACGCTGAGCGATAATCAAAAACTGATCGATAACTATTTTGTAATGGAAAACGTGGAGAGCGTTGACCCTTGGGTTACCAAAGGTGATGCGATGAATTTAGTTAAATCAATGACTAAATCTGAACACGGTTTCGAAATCACTATGGATCGCTTGGATCATATGATCTATATGTATTACCGCACTAAATTGATAAAATCAGTGGCTGAAAGTACAAATCCTACAAATAAGATTGAACTTAAAGCCGAAACTGATGGGGCTATTTCTAAGTCTTATGTCCAATTAGTCGGCGGTAAAGGTGATGCCTCTGGTGAAAATAAACCAGAGACGCCTAAAGTTCCGGAAAAACCAAAAACTCCGGAAAAACCTAAAGTTCCGGAGAAACCAAAGACTCCAGAAAAGCCTAAAACTCCGGAACCTAAGAAAGTTCAAAAACAAGAAACTGTCAAGGTTCCAGTTAAATATTCTACTGTGGCTCAAAAACCAGCAGTAAAAACATTACCACATACTGGTGAATCTAGCTCTAAATTTGCAGCCTTCATTGGCGGAGTACTAACTACTTTTGCAGTATTTCTTGGTTTAAAAGCCAAAAACACTAAAAAAGAAACTGAGTAA